One window from the genome of Micromonospora aurantiaca ATCC 27029 encodes:
- a CDS encoding PadR family transcriptional regulator, with product MTAVFSHGRLRLYLLKLLDDGPKHGYELIRLLEERFLGLYAPSAGTIYPRLQRLEAEGLVTHTAAGGRKVYEITEAGRAELRQRADELSTLESDIGAAVEDLSALAGEIRTEVRGSVRDLKRELREVARQTRQGGWTASATTRPAGDGGSARPDESPLLADFDQRLAAFTVEVGALVRARRLSDNQLRTAIRLLDGALEGLRRLLR from the coding sequence GTGACCGCCGTGTTCAGCCACGGCCGGCTCCGGCTCTACCTGCTGAAGCTGCTCGACGACGGCCCGAAGCACGGCTACGAGCTGATCCGTCTGCTGGAGGAGCGCTTCCTCGGCCTGTACGCGCCCAGCGCCGGCACCATCTACCCGCGCCTGCAACGGCTGGAGGCGGAAGGGCTGGTCACGCACACCGCCGCGGGCGGGCGCAAGGTCTACGAGATCACCGAGGCGGGCCGCGCCGAACTGCGGCAGCGCGCCGACGAGCTGTCGACGCTGGAGAGCGACATCGGCGCCGCCGTCGAGGACCTCTCCGCGCTGGCCGGTGAGATCCGCACCGAGGTACGCGGATCGGTGCGCGACCTGAAGCGGGAGCTGCGCGAGGTGGCCCGGCAGACCCGGCAGGGCGGCTGGACGGCGTCCGCGACCACCCGGCCGGCGGGCGACGGGGGATCGGCCCGCCCGGACGAGTCGCCGCTGCTCGCCGACTTCGACCAGCGGCTCGCCGCGTTCACCGTCGAGGTCGGGGCGCTGGTCCGGGCCCGGCGGCTCAGCGACAACCAGCTCCGTACCGCGATCCGGCTGCTCGAC
- a CDS encoding DUF4097 family beta strand repeat-containing protein: MASWTVDNPQRITLDEPITRLDAELISGRLNVVGADGPARVDVTRISSRPLLVEVRDGRLTIRHKRKPGLLGIFSWFGNRIRAEVSVAVPPDVLATLSVVSGALVASGLRRETRVDVTSGQVTLRGLRGRTSAKVISGPVEALGIGGDLDLETVSGELILADSAPERVRAHAVSGSITCDLDNPRGSEIRLSAISGSITVRVREDSDLTVHLHTTSGKITSGFPQVDGGGRGLGSIKDSHGVLGGGTGRLWASATSGSIALLARPVAPADHVEDVP; the protein is encoded by the coding sequence ATGGCCAGTTGGACGGTCGACAACCCGCAGCGCATCACGCTGGACGAGCCGATCACCCGGCTCGACGCCGAGCTGATCAGCGGCCGGCTGAACGTGGTCGGCGCCGACGGTCCGGCCCGGGTCGACGTGACCCGGATCAGCAGCCGGCCGCTTCTCGTCGAGGTACGCGACGGGCGGCTGACGATCCGGCACAAGCGCAAGCCCGGCCTGCTCGGCATCTTCTCCTGGTTCGGCAACCGGATCCGGGCCGAGGTGTCGGTCGCCGTTCCGCCGGACGTGCTCGCCACCCTGTCGGTGGTCAGCGGCGCGCTCGTCGCCTCCGGGCTGCGCCGGGAGACCCGCGTCGACGTCACCTCCGGGCAGGTCACGCTGCGCGGGCTGCGGGGACGCACCAGCGCGAAGGTCATCTCCGGGCCGGTCGAGGCGCTCGGCATCGGCGGCGACCTGGACCTGGAGACGGTCTCCGGTGAGCTGATCCTCGCCGACAGTGCGCCCGAGCGGGTCCGCGCGCACGCCGTCTCCGGCTCGATCACCTGCGACCTGGACAACCCGCGCGGCAGCGAGATCCGGCTCAGCGCCATCTCCGGCAGCATCACCGTGCGGGTCCGCGAGGACAGCGACCTCACAGTGCACCTGCACACCACCTCCGGCAAGATCACCAGCGGCTTCCCCCAGGTGGACGGCGGTGGGCGCGGGCTGGGCTCGATCAAGGACAGCCACGGTGTCCTCGGTGGGGGTACGGGTAGGCTCTGGGCCTCCGCGACCTCCGGCAGCATCGCGCTGCTCGCCCGCCCGGTCGCGCCCGCCGACCATGTGGAGGACGTGCCGTGA
- a CDS encoding lysophospholipid acyltransferase family protein, whose translation MTAAVPGLGADPCAGAAGEGLWRPASGCGPDCLPPHAAPDVSWLRRAGRLLGVLGMLLAGTGLVALLPVLPAARGRAALRGWARWTLRTLGVRLLVRGRAPRGRALLVANHVSWLDVLAVLAVSPARMLAKREVRSWPLVGALAAAAGTVFVDRSRPRDLPATVARVAGALRSGRSVAVFPEGTTWCGAATDCRPSRGFRPAMFEAAVAAGAPVVPLSLGYRYAGDPSTLPAFLGEETLWASMRRVLAARDLTVSVTVSAALHPAEGADRRALARIAEAAVRPAPRPVLATQLDLAA comes from the coding sequence GTGACCGCCGCTGTCCCCGGGCTCGGCGCGGACCCGTGCGCGGGCGCCGCCGGGGAGGGCCTGTGGCGGCCCGCCTCGGGCTGCGGGCCGGACTGTCTGCCGCCGCACGCCGCCCCGGACGTGTCGTGGCTGCGCCGGGCCGGGCGGCTGCTCGGCGTACTCGGAATGCTCCTGGCCGGGACGGGCCTGGTCGCGCTGCTGCCGGTGCTGCCCGCCGCCCGGGGCCGGGCCGCGTTGCGGGGCTGGGCGCGGTGGACGCTGCGTACCCTCGGGGTGCGTCTGCTGGTCCGCGGCCGGGCGCCGCGCGGGCGCGCGCTGCTGGTCGCCAACCACGTGTCCTGGCTGGACGTCCTGGCGGTGCTCGCCGTGTCGCCGGCCCGGATGCTGGCGAAGCGCGAGGTCCGGAGCTGGCCGCTGGTGGGTGCCCTGGCCGCCGCGGCGGGCACCGTCTTCGTGGACCGGTCCCGGCCGCGTGACCTGCCGGCCACCGTCGCGCGGGTGGCCGGCGCGCTGCGGTCCGGGCGGTCGGTGGCGGTGTTCCCGGAGGGTACGACCTGGTGCGGCGCCGCGACGGACTGCCGCCCGAGCCGCGGCTTCCGCCCGGCGATGTTCGAGGCCGCCGTGGCGGCGGGCGCGCCGGTGGTGCCGTTGAGCCTCGGCTACCGGTACGCGGGCGACCCGAGCACGCTGCCCGCCTTCCTCGGCGAGGAGACGCTCTGGGCGTCGATGCGCCGGGTGCTCGCCGCCCGGGACCTGACCGTGTCGGTGACGGTGAGCGCCGCGCTGCACCCGGCCGAGGGCGCGGACCGCCGGGCGCTGGCCCGGATCGCCGAGGCCGCGGTCCGCCCGGCCCCGCGTCCCGTGCTCGCGACCCAGCTCGACCTGGCGGCCTGA